The following coding sequences lie in one Heyndrickxia oleronia genomic window:
- the secA2 gene encoding accessory Sec system translocase SecA2, with the protein MISYLKKTFGSQHEKTLKKYNKLVNQINDIEPEIEKLSDDELKNKTIEFKKRLSEGATIDDIKVEAFATVREASKRVLGMRHFNVQLIGGLSLLDGNISEMATGEGKTLVPSLPSYLRALEGKGVHVITVNEYLAKRDREITGKILEFLGLTVGLNLSQMTPLEKQEAYNADVTYGIGTEFGFDYLRDHMVMAPNQRVQRPYHFAIIDEVDSVLIDEAKTPLIIAGKTSLNSELFYVCSQLVKRFKLDKDYTFDPESKATNFTDEGVNRIEKSFGIDNLYAIEHQTLYHYMIQSLRAEVIFRRDVDYIVQEGKIELIDMFTGRIMEGRSLSDGLHQAIEAKEGLKLTDENKMQATITIQNYFRMYPILSGMTGTAKTEEKEFQQIYGMDVIPIPTNRPKIRVDKNDLVYDTIQHKYEALTKEVKKIHENGQPILIGTASIEQSELVATYLDKARLPYQLLNAKSVEKEVQLISIAGQKGQITIATNMAGRGTDILLGEGVAELGGLYVIGTERHESRRIDNQLKGRSGRQGDPGASQFFISIEDEIVQRFAADQVEKLQKSLQTDENGLIMNKNIHDFIDRTQRMCEGSNYSAREYTLKLDDVVNEQRNIIYSIRTNVLESENTVDLLKKSLQSATDHILQEAEESSSAMNDLNELRAKINRLSLQHLPEFEDGFDYSEVKGIILENLQSTLKQIDESFNEHSDLHPLVKDRTLRIIDEYWVQHLESMTRLKEGIGLRGYSQEDPIRTYQKEGLEVFTHTYYRIEKEMSEYAIILINSFSTPE; encoded by the coding sequence ATGATTTCTTATCTAAAAAAAACATTTGGAAGTCAACATGAAAAAACGTTAAAAAAATATAATAAACTGGTTAATCAAATAAATGACATTGAACCTGAAATAGAAAAATTATCAGATGATGAATTAAAAAATAAAACGATTGAATTCAAAAAGCGATTATCAGAAGGTGCAACCATTGATGACATTAAAGTAGAAGCATTTGCTACCGTTCGTGAAGCATCTAAAAGGGTATTAGGGATGCGCCATTTTAATGTGCAATTAATCGGTGGGCTTAGTTTACTTGATGGGAATATTTCTGAAATGGCAACGGGTGAAGGAAAAACCCTTGTGCCTTCTTTACCAAGTTACTTACGAGCTTTGGAAGGCAAGGGCGTTCATGTTATTACAGTGAACGAATATCTTGCTAAACGGGATAGAGAAATCACTGGAAAAATCCTTGAATTCCTTGGTTTAACTGTTGGATTGAACCTTTCTCAAATGACCCCGTTGGAAAAACAGGAAGCTTATAATGCAGATGTAACATATGGAATCGGGACTGAGTTCGGATTTGACTATTTACGTGATCATATGGTGATGGCCCCAAATCAACGAGTTCAGCGTCCATACCATTTTGCAATAATTGATGAGGTCGATAGTGTCCTTATCGATGAGGCAAAAACTCCACTTATTATTGCAGGGAAGACGTCATTAAACTCTGAACTATTCTATGTATGCTCTCAATTAGTCAAAAGATTCAAACTAGATAAAGACTATACCTTTGATCCTGAATCGAAAGCAACGAATTTTACCGATGAAGGCGTTAATCGTATAGAAAAATCATTCGGTATTGATAATTTATATGCTATCGAGCATCAAACTCTCTATCATTACATGATTCAGTCCTTAAGGGCAGAAGTCATCTTCCGTAGGGATGTTGATTATATCGTTCAAGAAGGAAAGATTGAATTAATCGATATGTTTACTGGTAGAATCATGGAAGGTAGAAGTTTAAGCGATGGCTTGCATCAAGCAATTGAAGCCAAAGAAGGTTTAAAACTTACCGATGAAAATAAAATGCAAGCTACCATTACGATTCAAAACTACTTCCGTATGTATCCAATTCTTTCAGGGATGACTGGTACAGCGAAAACCGAAGAAAAAGAATTTCAACAAATTTATGGTATGGATGTTATTCCAATTCCAACTAATCGACCGAAAATCCGTGTCGATAAAAATGATTTAGTTTACGATACAATTCAACATAAATATGAAGCGCTAACGAAGGAAGTTAAGAAAATTCATGAAAATGGACAACCTATTCTAATTGGAACTGCATCAATTGAACAATCAGAATTAGTTGCAACCTATTTAGACAAAGCTAGGCTTCCTTATCAATTATTAAACGCAAAAAGTGTGGAAAAGGAAGTCCAGCTTATCTCAATTGCCGGGCAAAAAGGGCAAATAACGATTGCAACCAATATGGCTGGACGAGGTACCGATATTTTGCTAGGTGAAGGGGTTGCCGAACTTGGCGGTTTATATGTAATCGGTACTGAAAGGCATGAAAGTAGACGAATTGATAATCAATTAAAAGGGCGTTCTGGCCGTCAAGGTGATCCAGGGGCAAGTCAGTTTTTTATCTCGATTGAAGATGAAATCGTACAGCGTTTTGCTGCCGATCAAGTAGAGAAGCTTCAAAAATCACTACAAACAGACGAAAACGGGTTGATTATGAATAAAAACATACATGACTTTATCGATCGAACACAGAGAATGTGTGAAGGCAGTAACTATTCTGCACGTGAATACACATTAAAACTTGATGATGTTGTGAATGAACAGAGAAATATCATTTATTCTATTCGCACTAATGTGTTAGAATCAGAAAACACTGTAGATTTACTAAAAAAATCGCTTCAAAGTGCAACCGATCACATTCTCCAAGAAGCTGAAGAATCAAGTAGTGCAATGAATGATCTGAATGAACTTAGAGCAAAGATTAATCGTTTATCACTTCAGCATCTACCAGAATTTGAAGATGGTTTTGACTACAGTGAAGTGAAAGGGATCATTTTAGAGAACCTACAATCAACCCTTAAACAAATTGATGAAAGCTTTAATGAACACAGTGATCTTCACCCATTAGTCAAGGACCGTACATTAAGAATTATCGATGAGTATTGGGTGCAGCATCTTGAGTCAATGACAAGATTAAAAGAAGGCATAGGTTTACGTGGTTATAGTCAAGAGGACCCAATCCGTACTTACCAAAAAGAAGGTTTAGAGGTTTTCACTCATACGTATTATCGTATTGAGAAAGAAATGAGTGAATATGCTATCATTTTAATTAACAGCTTTTCTACACCAGAATAA
- a CDS encoding S-layer homology domain-containing protein has product MKSVKSLVLCMFSIIMIVSFSLPAFAASDDITGHYFESDMRALINKGILKGTAPNKYEPDKSVTRAEYAAFVVRTLELDKYNKADLSIAELNESNFKDVKLGDWYSDVVQIAAKAGIVGGYPDGTFKPNAAITREEMAVMTDRALSTKGIIAEGKPLTFIDTNQINKQYRGAIERLVALKIFGGLDGNKFGPKVKTTRGQTAAVLNRMLNKIEQSTTEPETPTEPETPTTPVGDYQVANLSSDGTPTIIKGYDSFDTAKSNATGNQVVLKGNTIVWMKSGIAVINNTVASIYSSESLKSDISYAVLGTELEYFDAGENWVKVSIAGMTGYAKKDEIKLIPSILEKGRSYYEVTTNGTLRHSIYNPLKDTYASYEYGVAPSFLNSGGKYYSWDGHTFYNVQGTKVGEAYQYFNLLPIRTETAYTAEDLNRYVVANGPAGSPLATLGAEFKKAESKYGINAMYLFALAIHESNWGTSEIAKKTNNLFGIKVYDTAPDSGEKYSSFAESIDHAGKFLSERYVNPSGVQYRGAMPGNKAAGMNLRYASDPYWGQKTAGHMYRIDQYLGGNERNKYTLGVTTTPGVNVRTDATTGGQNKVYSYPNTGAGIIITDTVTNAEGTWFKILSDQSDFRNAQEVYVYSNGSYGNNVIQAPIAK; this is encoded by the coding sequence ATGAAATCCGTGAAAAGCTTAGTCCTATGTATGTTTTCAATCATCATGATTGTATCATTCTCACTTCCAGCCTTTGCTGCAAGTGATGATATTACGGGGCATTATTTTGAAAGTGATATGCGGGCTCTAATTAATAAGGGGATATTAAAAGGAACAGCTCCTAATAAATATGAGCCTGATAAGTCAGTAACAAGAGCAGAATATGCAGCTTTTGTTGTTAGGACATTGGAATTAGATAAATATAATAAAGCTGATCTATCCATAGCAGAACTGAATGAATCTAATTTTAAAGATGTGAAATTAGGGGATTGGTATTCAGATGTTGTTCAAATCGCTGCAAAAGCGGGGATTGTAGGTGGATATCCTGATGGCACATTTAAACCAAATGCTGCGATTACTAGAGAAGAAATGGCGGTTATGACTGACCGTGCTTTATCAACAAAAGGTATAATTGCAGAAGGTAAACCACTAACGTTTATTGATACAAATCAAATTAATAAACAATATCGTGGGGCTATTGAACGATTAGTCGCATTGAAGATTTTTGGCGGTCTTGATGGAAATAAATTTGGTCCGAAGGTAAAAACAACACGTGGTCAAACTGCTGCTGTTCTTAATCGGATGTTAAATAAAATTGAACAATCGACAACAGAGCCAGAAACACCAACAGAACCAGAGACACCGACTACTCCGGTTGGAGATTATCAAGTAGCGAATCTATCTTCTGATGGAACGCCTACGATTATCAAAGGCTATGATTCTTTCGACACTGCTAAGAGTAATGCAACTGGTAATCAAGTAGTGCTAAAAGGAAACACCATTGTATGGATGAAAAGTGGGATTGCAGTTATAAATAATACAGTTGCTTCTATATATAGTAGCGAAAGTCTGAAATCCGATATTTCCTATGCAGTATTAGGCACTGAATTAGAATATTTTGATGCCGGAGAAAACTGGGTTAAGGTATCGATTGCAGGCATGACTGGTTATGCAAAGAAGGACGAAATTAAACTTATCCCAAGTATCCTTGAAAAAGGGCGTTCTTATTATGAGGTAACTACAAATGGAACATTAAGACACTCCATTTACAATCCGTTAAAAGATACTTATGCATCCTATGAATATGGTGTTGCTCCTAGCTTTTTAAATTCTGGAGGCAAATATTATAGCTGGGATGGTCATACATTCTATAATGTACAAGGAACAAAAGTAGGAGAAGCGTATCAATATTTTAATCTACTACCTATTCGTACAGAGACAGCCTATACTGCCGAAGATTTAAATCGTTATGTAGTAGCTAATGGGCCAGCAGGAAGCCCGCTTGCCACTTTAGGAGCAGAATTCAAAAAAGCTGAGAGCAAATATGGAATTAATGCAATGTATTTATTTGCTTTAGCCATTCATGAAAGTAACTGGGGAACAAGTGAAATTGCGAAGAAGACAAATAATTTGTTTGGAATTAAAGTATATGATACTGCTCCAGACAGTGGTGAGAAATATTCAAGTTTTGCCGAATCAATTGATCATGCAGGGAAATTTTTGTCAGAGAGATATGTGAACCCGAGTGGAGTACAGTATCGTGGTGCAATGCCAGGGAATAAAGCGGCAGGTATGAACTTACGCTATGCGTCTGATCCGTATTGGGGACAAAAAACAGCAGGACATATGTATAGAATTGATCAATATTTAGGTGGCAATGAAAGAAATAAATATACTTTAGGTGTAACGACTACACCAGGTGTGAATGTTAGAACTGACGCTACAACAGGTGGCCAAAATAAGGTATATTCATATCCGAATACTGGTGCTGGTATCATCATCACAGATACTGTAACCAATGCTGAAGGTACATGGTTTAAAATCTTATCTGATCAAAGCGATTTTAGAAATGCTCAGGAAGTGTATGTATACAGCAATGGAAGCTATGGGAATAATGTCATTCAAGCTCCTATTGCTAAATAA
- a CDS encoding IS1182 family transposase, with product MFKNYTMNQLVLPLDLEVKLQKNDIAFHIHHLVESIPHEVFEPFLRNEGCPAYHPRMMLKIILCAYTQSVFSGRKIEALLKDSIRMMWLAQGYEPSYRTINRFRVHSDVKELIRQCFVQFRCQLIEEKLIDQEAIFIDGTKIEANANKFTFVWKKSIEKYHHSLIERSNQLYNELLENEIIPEIEREGDEQLSLKELAQLVGKVDNVVAEYDKQIEESSDVPERKALRSERKYPKQVRKQLIDFVLRKQKYQRDFEIFGTRNSYSKTDLDATFMRMKDDYMQNGQLKAGYNVQIATEGQYTLAYSLFSNPTDTRTLIPFLDEIENHYFVLPKHIVADAGYGSEQNYNDILSNRKREALITYNLYLKEQKKKYKQNPLNPENWQYCEETDTYICPNQKRLEFQYHSVRTDRTGFQRRFKIYECEDCSGCPFRSSCTKAKEGNNRKLMVNEQWEQQKVYVRAKLSEEKTRSIYRKRKIDVEPVFGFLKANLRFTRFSVRGKSKVENEMGLALMAVNLRKFTAKQLR from the coding sequence ATGTTTAAAAATTATACCATGAATCAATTAGTTTTGCCTTTAGATTTAGAAGTAAAATTACAAAAAAATGATATTGCCTTTCATATCCATCATCTAGTTGAAAGTATTCCTCATGAAGTTTTCGAACCATTTCTGCGAAATGAGGGCTGTCCTGCTTATCATCCACGCATGATGCTTAAAATTATTTTATGTGCCTACACCCAATCTGTTTTTTCAGGGCGAAAAATTGAAGCCTTATTAAAAGACAGTATCCGGATGATGTGGCTAGCTCAAGGGTATGAACCAAGCTACCGTACAATCAATCGATTCCGTGTTCATTCAGATGTGAAAGAATTAATTCGCCAATGTTTCGTCCAATTTCGTTGCCAATTAATCGAAGAAAAACTAATCGATCAAGAAGCAATTTTTATTGATGGTACAAAGATTGAAGCAAATGCGAATAAATTTACGTTTGTCTGGAAGAAATCGATTGAGAAATATCATCACAGTTTAATTGAAAGGTCAAACCAGCTATATAACGAGCTACTTGAGAACGAAATTATACCTGAAATTGAACGGGAAGGTGATGAACAATTATCATTGAAAGAGCTCGCTCAATTGGTTGGAAAAGTGGACAATGTCGTAGCTGAGTATGATAAACAAATTGAGGAATCATCAGACGTTCCAGAACGAAAAGCTTTAAGAAGTGAACGCAAATACCCGAAACAAGTGCGTAAACAGTTGATTGATTTTGTCTTACGAAAACAAAAATACCAACGAGACTTTGAAATCTTTGGCACACGTAATAGCTATTCCAAAACAGATCTGGACGCGACATTTATGCGAATGAAAGATGATTATATGCAAAACGGACAATTGAAAGCTGGTTACAATGTACAAATCGCAACAGAAGGGCAATACACGCTTGCCTATAGTTTATTTTCAAACCCAACAGATACACGTACGTTAATTCCATTTCTTGATGAAATCGAGAACCATTATTTCGTGTTACCGAAACATATTGTCGCAGATGCAGGTTATGGTAGTGAACAAAACTATAATGATATCCTTTCGAACAGAAAACGAGAAGCACTGATTACGTATAATCTGTATTTGAAGGAGCAAAAGAAAAAGTACAAACAAAACCCATTGAATCCCGAAAACTGGCAGTATTGTGAAGAAACAGATACATATATATGCCCTAACCAGAAACGTCTTGAATTTCAATATCATTCTGTCCGTACTGATCGTACGGGATTCCAACGAAGGTTCAAGATCTACGAGTGTGAGGACTGTTCGGGATGTCCATTCCGTTCATCATGTACAAAAGCGAAAGAAGGCAACAATCGAAAACTAATGGTGAATGAACAATGGGAACAACAAAAAGTATATGTGAGAGCGAAGCTTTCAGAAGAGAAAACGAGATCCATCTATCGAAAACGCAAAATCGATGTGGAACCGGTTTTTGGATTCTT